One uncultured Draconibacterium sp. genomic window, ACGTCCCGATCCCTGGCCACGACCGATACGTTTTTCGGTCTTTGTTGATCCTTCAGCAGGTTTTAAGTTACTTAAATTCATCTTTCAATATTTGAAATATTATTTAACTTCTTCAACACTAATTAAATGTCTCATTTTGTTGATCATTCCAACAACCTGAGGAGTAGCTTCATGTTCGATCGGATTGTTTAGTTTTTTCAATCCTAAAGCTTCTAAAGTTGCTTTTTGACGCTTAGTTGCACCAATGCTACTTTTTACCTGTGTAATTCTAAGTTTTGCCATAGTGTTACCCTTTAAAAACTTTTTGTAATGATACACCTCTTTGTTGAGCCACCTGGTTCGCATCTCTCAGTTCAAGTAAAGCAGCCATAGTTGCTTTTACAAGGTTGTGAGGGTTTGATGAACCTTTTGATTTTGCTAAGATATCGTGAATACCAACACTTTCGAGTACTGCACGCATCGCACCACCGGCTTTAACACCGGTACCCGACGAAGCAGGTTTTAAAAGTACATTAGCACCACCAAATTTAGCGATTTGCTCGTGAGGGATTGTTCCATGAAGAATTGGAATTTTCACCAAATTCTTTTTAGCTGCGTCAACACCTTTTGCAATAGCGGTTGTTACTTCGCTAGCTTTACCAAGGCCCCAACCTACAATTCCATCCTCGTTACCAACGATAACAATGGCAGAAAAACTGAAAGTACGTCCACCTTTTGTTACTTTGGTTACACGGTTAATGGCTACCAACCTGTCTTTTAATTCCAGGTCGCTTGTTTTTACTTTATTACTAATTTTCGCCATAATATATTAGAATTTAAGGCCACCTTCGCGGGCAGCGTCAGCTAATTGTTTAACTCTTCCGTGGTATAAATATCCACCTCTATCGAATACAACTTCAGTAATTCCGGCAGCCAAAGCTTTTTCGGCTACTAATTTACCTACCATTGCAGCTTTTTCAATTTTGCTTCCAGCGTTTCCGGCAATTGCCTTATCGGTAGAAGCTGCTGCTACTATAGTTGTTCCTTGTACATCGTCGATTACTTGAGCGTAAATTGATTTGTTGCTTCTAAAAACACTCAATCTTGGACGCTCTGCTGAACCTGAAACAACTGTGCGAACACGGCTTTTAATCCTTGCGCGCCTTTGTAATTTTGTTATTGCCATAATAATTAATCTTTTAAAAAATTATTTTCCAGCGGCTTTTCCAGCTTTACGCCTCAATACTTCGCCAACAAACTTAATACCTTTTCCTTTGTAAGGTTCAGGTTTACGGAATGATCTGATTTTTGCAGCAACCTGTCCAATTAATTGTTTATCATGACTTTTTAAAGTCACAATTGGGTTACTACGTTTATCTGATACTGCTTCAACTTTTACTTCCTGTGGAAGTTGAATGTAGGTGTGGTGAGCAAAACCTAATACAAGGTCAAGTACGTTATCGGGCAGTACTTCTGCACGATAACCTACACCAACTAATTCCAACTTCACTTCATAACCTTTGGAAACACCTTCAACCATGTTGTTTACCAAAGACCGGTACAGTCCATGCATTGATTTTTGGCTTTTTGTTTCGCCAGTCCTGTTTACATTTATAGTGCCGTCTTCAACAGCAACTTCAATTGCAGGATCAATTTTTTGTGTCAACTCCCCAAGAGCTCCTTTAACGCTAACTACGTTTTCGTCGCTAACTTTAACTTCTACTCCTGCAGGAATTGTAATGGGTAATTTACCTATTCTTGACATGACCGTTCCTCCTATTAATATACGTAACATAAAACTTCTCCACCGATGTTAAGCTCACGAGCTTCTTTGTCGGTAATTACACCTTTCGATGTGGAGATAATTGCTATGCCTAAACCATTTAGTACACGTGGAATACTTGTGCTGTCACAGTATTGACGCAAACCTGGTTTACTAATGCGTTCTAACGCTTTTATTGCAGATAATTTTGTCTCTGGATTGTATTTTAATGCAATCTTGATATTACCCTGGTAGCCTACTTCATCTTCGAATTTGTAGTTAAGGATGTACCCTTTGTCTTTCAACAATTTGGTCATTTCCTTTTTTACGTTTGAAGCTGGAATATCAACTACGCGGTGTTTCGCCATAATTGCATTTCTTACCCTTGTCAGATAATCTGCTATTGGATCTGTTACTTTACTCATTATTCAAGTTTTTTTAAACGATTACCAACTTGCCTTTTTAACTCCCGGAATTAAGCCATTTGAAGCCATTTCCCTAAAATTAATCCTGCTGATACCGAATTGACGCATATAACCTTTTGGGCGTCCGGTAAGTTTACAACGGTTGTGTAAACGAACTTTCGACGAGTTTTTAGGAAGTTTTTGCAAACCTTCCCAGTCGCCATCCGCTTTCAGCTGGGCACGTTTTTCGGCGTATTTCTCAACTAATTTTGCACGTTTTACTTCGCGTGCTTTCATTGATTCTTTAGCCATTACTAGTTCTTTTTAACGTTTTTAAATGGTAAACCTAATTCTTTTAACAAAGCAAAACCTTCTTCGTCGGTTTGCGCAGAAGTGACAAAGGTAATGTTCATCCCGTTGATTTTACTTACTTTATCAAGTACAATTTCCGGGAAAACTATTTGTTCCGGAACACCAAGAGTGTAATTTCCACGTCCGTCCATTTTGCTTTCGATACCGCGGAAATCGCGGATACGTGGCAATGCCACTGCAATTAAACGATCCAGGAATTCATACATTTGGTCGCGACGTAATGTAACACGCACGCCAATTGGCATTTTTTTCCTCAACTTAAAATTAGAGATGTCCTTCTTTGACAAAGTTTGTACGGCTTTTTGACCGGCGATCATTGTCATTTCGGTTGTTGCAACATCGATCAATTTTTTATCGGCGATTGCTGCTCCAATACCTTGGTTAAGAACTATTTTTTCTAATTTCGGAACCTGCATTACAGAAGAGTAATCGAACTCTTTCTTTAATGTAGGGATTATTTCTTCCTGATATTTCTTTTTAAGAGTTGGTACGTAAGCCATTACTTTATTTCCTCCCCTGATTTTTTCGAAATACGAACTAATTTACCATCATCATTCAATTTCCTTCCCACACGTGTGGCAGTTCCTGTTTTAGGATCTACTAACATAAGGTTAGAAATATGCACTGGTGCTTCTTTTTCAACAATTCCTCCCTGTGGCGTTTCCGCGTTAGGTTTGGTATGTTTTTTCATCAAATTCACACCTTCTACAATTGCTCTGTCGGTTTTTCTGATTACTTCCAACACACGGCCTTTTTTGCCTTTGTCGTTACCCGTAATCACAACCACAGTGTCACCTTTTTTTATGTGTAACTTTTTCTGCATTTTGAGCTTTTTTCTTATTACAATACTTCTGGTGCGAGTGAAATAATCTTCATATTCTTCTCGCGCAATTCACGTGCAACAGGCCCAAAAATACGTGTTCCACGCATTTCGCCGGCTTGGTTTAACAATACCACTGCGTTGTCGTCGAAACGAATGTAAGAACCGTCCTGACGACGATTTTCTTTTTTCGTACGAACTACAATAGCACGTGAAACTGATCCTTTTTTAACCTCGCCACCTGGCATTGCACTTTTTACAGTAACCACTACAGTGTCGCCTAATGTTGCATAACGTTTGCGGGTTCCGCCTAAAACACGGATTACCAAAACTTCTTTTGCTCCACTATTATCGGCTACTGAACATCTTGATTCTTGTTGT contains:
- the rpmD gene encoding 50S ribosomal protein L30, with amino-acid sequence MAKLRITQVKSSIGATKRQKATLEALGLKKLNNPIEHEATPQVVGMINKMRHLISVEEVK
- the rpsE gene encoding 30S ribosomal protein S5 translates to MAKISNKVKTSDLELKDRLVAINRVTKVTKGGRTFSFSAIVIVGNEDGIVGWGLGKASEVTTAIAKGVDAAKKNLVKIPILHGTIPHEQIAKFGGANVLLKPASSGTGVKAGGAMRAVLESVGIHDILAKSKGSSNPHNLVKATMAALLELRDANQVAQQRGVSLQKVFKG
- the rplR gene encoding 50S ribosomal protein L18, yielding MAITKLQRRARIKSRVRTVVSGSAERPRLSVFRSNKSIYAQVIDDVQGTTIVAAASTDKAIAGNAGSKIEKAAMVGKLVAEKALAAGITEVVFDRGGYLYHGRVKQLADAAREGGLKF
- the rplF gene encoding 50S ribosomal protein L6, whose product is MSRIGKLPITIPAGVEVKVSDENVVSVKGALGELTQKIDPAIEVAVEDGTINVNRTGETKSQKSMHGLYRSLVNNMVEGVSKGYEVKLELVGVGYRAEVLPDNVLDLVLGFAHHTYIQLPQEVKVEAVSDKRSNPIVTLKSHDKQLIGQVAAKIRSFRKPEPYKGKGIKFVGEVLRRKAGKAAGK
- the rpsH gene encoding 30S ribosomal protein S8, whose translation is MSKVTDPIADYLTRVRNAIMAKHRVVDIPASNVKKEMTKLLKDKGYILNYKFEDEVGYQGNIKIALKYNPETKLSAIKALERISKPGLRQYCDSTSIPRVLNGLGIAIISTSKGVITDKEARELNIGGEVLCYVY
- the rpsN gene encoding 30S ribosomal protein S14, whose translation is MAKESMKAREVKRAKLVEKYAEKRAQLKADGDWEGLQKLPKNSSKVRLHNRCKLTGRPKGYMRQFGISRINFREMASNGLIPGVKKASW
- the rplE gene encoding 50S ribosomal protein L5, producing the protein MAYVPTLKKKYQEEIIPTLKKEFDYSSVMQVPKLEKIVLNQGIGAAIADKKLIDVATTEMTMIAGQKAVQTLSKKDISNFKLRKKMPIGVRVTLRRDQMYEFLDRLIAVALPRIRDFRGIESKMDGRGNYTLGVPEQIVFPEIVLDKVSKINGMNITFVTSAQTDEEGFALLKELGLPFKNVKKN
- the rplX gene encoding 50S ribosomal protein L24 encodes the protein MQKKLHIKKGDTVVVITGNDKGKKGRVLEVIRKTDRAIVEGVNLMKKHTKPNAETPQGGIVEKEAPVHISNLMLVDPKTGTATRVGRKLNDDGKLVRISKKSGEEIK
- the rplN gene encoding 50S ribosomal protein L14; protein product: MVQQESRCSVADNSGAKEVLVIRVLGGTRKRYATLGDTVVVTVKSAMPGGEVKKGSVSRAIVVRTKKENRRQDGSYIRFDDNAVVLLNQAGEMRGTRIFGPVARELREKNMKIISLAPEVL